In Vibrio sp. JC009, a single window of DNA contains:
- the cbiM gene encoding cobalt transporter CbiM, with amino-acid sequence MHIVDGVLSVPVLATGAVVTAVGCYLGLRQLTDSKIPQAAVLAACFFVASLVHIPVGPSSVHLIFNGIIGLLLGWSTFPIILVGLILQAVFFGFGGVLVLGVNTINIAVPAVIIGVALKPYMQRWSPILVGFVSGFGAVFLTSLMVAISLTLSGDVFLNSASLVIVAHIPIAILEGFIGAYIFRLLKKVRPELVCA; translated from the coding sequence ATGCATATAGTCGATGGTGTTTTAAGTGTCCCGGTATTGGCAACTGGTGCAGTAGTAACGGCAGTAGGCTGCTACCTTGGCCTTCGCCAGTTAACAGACAGTAAAATACCTCAGGCAGCAGTACTGGCGGCCTGTTTCTTTGTGGCATCTCTGGTTCATATTCCTGTTGGGCCTTCCAGTGTTCACCTGATATTTAACGGAATAATCGGACTGTTGCTGGGCTGGAGTACGTTCCCGATTATTTTGGTGGGTCTAATCCTCCAGGCGGTTTTCTTTGGCTTTGGCGGTGTGCTGGTTTTAGGGGTGAACACCATTAATATTGCTGTTCCGGCGGTGATAATTGGCGTTGCACTTAAGCCTTATATGCAGCGCTGGTCTCCAATTCTGGTTGGCTTTGTATCCGGCTTTGGTGCTGTGTTCCTTACCAGTCTGATGGTAGCTATATCCCTCACTCTGTCCGGAGATGTTTTCCTTAATAGCGCCTCGCTGGTGATTGTTGCCCATATCCCGATTGCAATACTGGAAGGCTTTATCGGGGCATACATTTTCCGTTTATTGAAGAAGGTTCGTCCTGAACTGGTCTGTGCCTAG
- a CDS encoding cobalt-precorrin-5B (C(1))-methyltransferase has product MGKLKRSKHNEELRHGYTTGACAAAAARAAVRMLIQQTPFSHIEIQLPNRDFVTFELCRLEGAEEVTAGIIKDAGDDPDCTHGLEIQCSARRISEPGIFLKGGKGVATVTLPGLELPVGEPAINPVPRANILEMAKLEWQKADEQTGLELTISVPGGEKAAKETISERLGLIGGISILGTRGTVKPFSTSAYAASVRQSVQIARANGSEHLVLTTGGRSEKAAMALLPDLPDMAFIQAGDFIGVGLRASKRYSVTRVTLVTMIGKMGKLVSGRMMTHVSGHAIDFQRLSELAKEEGLSASLCGEITCANTGRHVLNLVRDNNEQSFLNRLCRETQAHANRYTADALEIDVILIDFDGKELARS; this is encoded by the coding sequence GTGGGTAAGTTAAAGCGTTCAAAGCACAATGAAGAATTGCGCCACGGTTATACGACAGGTGCATGTGCTGCGGCAGCTGCAAGGGCTGCGGTGAGAATGCTTATTCAGCAGACTCCTTTTTCACATATCGAAATACAGCTGCCAAACCGGGACTTTGTCACCTTTGAACTCTGCCGTCTTGAGGGAGCAGAAGAGGTGACTGCAGGCATCATTAAAGATGCCGGTGATGATCCGGATTGCACACATGGTTTAGAGATTCAGTGCAGCGCCAGACGTATAAGCGAGCCGGGTATTTTCCTTAAAGGCGGAAAAGGCGTAGCCACAGTGACTTTGCCGGGACTGGAACTACCTGTGGGAGAACCAGCCATTAACCCGGTGCCGAGAGCCAATATTTTAGAAATGGCAAAGCTGGAATGGCAGAAAGCAGATGAACAAACAGGGCTGGAACTGACCATTTCAGTTCCCGGCGGTGAAAAAGCGGCGAAAGAGACCATTAGTGAAAGACTCGGGCTTATCGGTGGCATCTCGATTCTGGGAACCCGGGGTACGGTTAAGCCGTTTTCGACCTCTGCTTATGCGGCATCGGTAAGGCAGTCGGTTCAGATTGCCAGGGCCAATGGCTCTGAGCACCTTGTATTAACCACAGGCGGACGCTCAGAAAAGGCGGCTATGGCTTTGCTTCCTGACCTGCCGGATATGGCCTTTATCCAGGCAGGTGATTTTATTGGTGTCGGTTTGCGGGCTTCGAAACGCTACAGTGTAACGCGTGTTACGCTGGTGACCATGATTGGCAAAATGGGCAAGCTGGTTTCAGGGCGAATGATGACTCATGTTTCCGGCCATGCAATTGACTTTCAGCGCCTGAGTGAGCTTGCGAAAGAGGAAGGCTTGTCTGCGTCTTTGTGCGGTGAGATAACTTGTGCAAATACCGGACGGCATGTGCTGAATTTGGTACGTGACAATAATGAACAGAGTTTTCTTAACCGTTTATGCAGGGAAACTCAGGCACATGCCAATCGCTATACCGCGGATGCGCTGGAAATTGATGTGATTTTGATTGATTTTGATGGGAAGGAGTTGGCTCGCAGCTAA
- a CDS encoding Cof-type HAD-IIB family hydrolase produces MSSDNIKFIAADMDGTLLDEKGKLDPAFFGLYEQLEENNIIFAAASGRQYYSLLKTFEPIKDRMMFIAENGTMVMHKGQELYSCTMGQENINNIINHARSIEGAHIVLCGKQSAYIETQAADALEEFSKYYERCHYVEDLLTVEDEFIKVAICHFDGTEEKVYPGINQMFGHDHKVVISARVWLDIMNSEASKGAAIENLQERLNFGYNETMSFGDYFNDVEMLQSSYHSYAVENAHEGVKKYARFSAPGNNEGGVLQVIRAHLNNA; encoded by the coding sequence GTGAGCTCAGACAACATTAAATTTATCGCAGCGGATATGGACGGTACGCTTTTAGATGAAAAGGGAAAACTGGATCCTGCATTTTTCGGGCTATATGAACAGCTTGAAGAAAACAACATCATCTTCGCTGCCGCCTCTGGCCGTCAGTACTACAGCCTGTTAAAGACCTTTGAACCAATCAAAGACCGAATGATGTTTATTGCTGAAAACGGCACCATGGTAATGCATAAAGGCCAGGAGCTTTATAGCTGCACTATGGGGCAGGAAAACATCAACAACATTATCAATCATGCCCGTTCCATTGAAGGAGCGCATATCGTTCTGTGCGGAAAGCAGTCAGCTTATATCGAAACTCAGGCAGCGGATGCATTGGAAGAGTTCAGTAAATACTATGAACGCTGCCATTATGTAGAAGATCTTCTGACTGTAGAAGATGAATTTATCAAAGTCGCCATCTGCCATTTTGATGGTACCGAAGAGAAGGTCTATCCAGGCATCAACCAGATGTTTGGCCATGATCATAAAGTCGTCATCAGTGCCCGTGTCTGGCTGGATATTATGAATTCCGAGGCTTCAAAGGGAGCGGCCATCGAAAACCTGCAGGAAAGGCTGAATTTCGGTTATAACGAAACCATGAGTTTTGGTGATTACTTCAATGATGTGGAAATGCTTCAGTCCAGCTATCACTCCTACGCCGTAGAAAACGCGCATGAAGGCGTGAAAAAATACGCCCGTTTTTCTGCTCCGGGTAACAACGAGGGCGGCGTGTTACAGGTTATTCGTGCTCATCTGAATAACGCATAA
- a CDS encoding MFS transporter: MHLFLAQVTSLVGTGVSSVCLALLAYDLAKAEASSVLSTVFAIKMIAYIGFSPLFGVIATRLPARQTLITLDIIRAAMFAYMPFVTHTWEVYILIFIINTCSAGFTPLYSASLPKVLPDKDQYTKALSFSRLAYDLEQVFSPVLTSLLLGVISFRALFWFDSFTFIISGLLIVLSVIPTTENRRKTKKEISFSNTIAGINNYLASPKLRALWYAYIAAASASAMVLVNTVVYVQELLQGGETQTALAMLVAGLGSMLVALKIPSWLKIHQPQRYQLIGIVLVCLAFAGGAFTPDWMGFILVYFVLGAGMSCIQTPAGVVVNEESKDEDSAPYFAAHFSLTHFWWLITYLVSGFSASWFGLSVSYLVMMLLSVISLTLYLYEQRRHKTADLLS; encoded by the coding sequence ATGCATCTGTTTCTCGCCCAGGTCACGTCGCTGGTCGGGACGGGTGTAAGTTCTGTATGTCTGGCGCTACTCGCCTACGACCTTGCCAAAGCGGAAGCCAGTTCTGTATTAAGTACGGTGTTTGCAATCAAGATGATAGCCTATATCGGCTTCTCACCACTGTTCGGCGTTATCGCAACCCGACTCCCGGCGCGCCAGACACTGATTACTCTGGATATTATCAGGGCGGCTATGTTCGCTTATATGCCCTTTGTTACCCACACCTGGGAAGTCTATATCCTGATATTTATCATAAACACCTGCTCTGCCGGATTTACCCCGCTCTATTCTGCCTCGCTGCCGAAAGTTCTCCCGGATAAAGATCAGTACACTAAAGCTCTTTCGTTTAGCAGACTGGCTTACGATCTGGAGCAGGTATTCAGCCCGGTACTTACCAGCCTGCTGCTGGGTGTCATTAGCTTCAGAGCACTGTTCTGGTTTGATTCTTTTACCTTTATTATCTCCGGTTTACTGATTGTACTGAGTGTTATACCGACAACTGAGAACAGACGTAAAACAAAAAAAGAGATCAGTTTTTCCAATACTATTGCAGGTATAAACAACTACCTTGCCTCACCGAAATTAAGGGCACTCTGGTACGCCTATATCGCCGCAGCTTCTGCCAGCGCTATGGTTCTGGTTAATACTGTGGTTTATGTTCAGGAACTGCTTCAGGGTGGAGAGACTCAAACCGCTCTGGCGATGCTGGTTGCCGGACTGGGCTCTATGCTGGTTGCGCTTAAGATACCGTCCTGGCTCAAGATCCATCAGCCACAACGATACCAGCTTATCGGTATTGTTCTGGTTTGTCTGGCGTTTGCCGGAGGTGCATTTACGCCGGACTGGATGGGCTTTATCTTAGTGTATTTTGTGCTCGGTGCTGGTATGTCCTGTATTCAGACTCCGGCAGGTGTCGTAGTCAACGAAGAGAGTAAAGACGAAGATAGCGCCCCCTATTTTGCAGCCCACTTCTCCCTTACCCACTTCTGGTGGCTGATAACCTACCTGGTGTCTGGTTTCAGCGCCAGTTGGTTTGGCTTATCTGTTTCGTATTTGGTTATGATGCTGTTAAGCGTGATTAGCCTGACACTTTACCTTTATGAACAGCGCAGACATAAAACGGCTGATCTGCTCAGCTAA
- a CDS encoding LysR substrate-binding domain-containing protein: protein MSEVNWKGVDLNLLLTFDAIIRFESVSEASKHLHLGQPATSYNLKRLRELIQDPLFERHGHRMLPTTRAREIAPKVAEILHIVTSDILPLDKFNALEFDGIFRIGLSDYAEQIYAPLLFDSLSHLAPKSKVIFKPADSAEHCVGLLENDEVDLCVGVFHSLPDHVFRNFLYQEKHLCMFDNSKVHASSPISLQEYLDTPQAIITANQELVSQVDVTLKKMQTKRNVVIGTTRYLTIRQMLKERTLLAVMAEMVGKVVVDDDGLTMCEPPIDIPDFNVDLIGLKRDINHPRLAWLMELMQDLIQKKVAEIRA from the coding sequence ATGAGTGAAGTTAACTGGAAAGGCGTTGACCTCAATTTGCTGCTTACATTTGATGCGATTATACGGTTTGAAAGCGTATCGGAAGCGTCTAAGCATCTGCATCTGGGGCAACCTGCTACCAGTTATAACCTTAAGCGGTTGAGGGAGCTTATTCAGGACCCGCTTTTTGAGCGTCATGGACACCGTATGCTGCCTACTACAAGGGCTCGGGAGATAGCGCCTAAGGTTGCTGAGATCCTGCATATAGTCACCAGTGATATTCTGCCGCTGGATAAGTTCAATGCTCTAGAATTTGACGGAATTTTCAGAATCGGATTGAGTGACTATGCGGAGCAGATATATGCTCCCCTGTTATTCGACAGTCTTTCGCATTTAGCGCCAAAATCTAAGGTGATTTTTAAGCCTGCTGACTCAGCTGAGCACTGTGTAGGCTTGCTTGAAAATGACGAAGTGGATCTCTGTGTTGGCGTATTCCACAGTTTACCGGATCATGTATTTAGAAACTTTCTCTATCAGGAGAAGCATTTGTGCATGTTTGATAACAGCAAGGTGCATGCATCTTCGCCGATTTCACTGCAAGAGTATCTTGATACACCACAGGCTATTATCACTGCCAATCAGGAACTGGTCAGTCAGGTTGATGTTACACTGAAGAAAATGCAGACAAAGCGGAACGTTGTTATCGGAACTACCCGTTACCTGACTATACGACAGATGCTTAAAGAGCGCACACTGCTTGCAGTAATGGCTGAAATGGTAGGTAAAGTTGTGGTCGATGATGATGGTTTAACTATGTGTGAACCACCGATAGATATTCCTGATTTCAATGTCGATCTGATTGGTCTGAAGCGGGATATTAACCACCCTCGGCTGGCCTGGCTTATGGAGTTAATGCAAGATTTGATTCAGAAAAAGGTGGCAGAGATCAGGGCCTAG
- the cbiQ gene encoding cobalt ECF transporter T component CbiQ — MEAILAGREGAGRSDSIPAHSRIIVAIAAIFAVVLSDSLLACFCYFLLALFLWKQSPMGLGTGLKRLMMIDGLIILTILPLPFSYVGDQFVQFGPLSLSEPGLFKAAEVFIKATLSAMIMMGQFSGTSELELSKALFTLRVPTRFILLLQFSIRYISVMQQELSRLRVAMRARGFGGGPTLHNWKSYGYLFGMLFVKALDRADRIWLAMKCRGYRGYFPVTSGVREVNILNKPALFYLLIVAVIFVADLTNILPGYRLTMD, encoded by the coding sequence GTGGAAGCCATCTTAGCCGGACGCGAAGGGGCCGGAAGATCAGACTCAATACCCGCTCATAGCAGAATAATCGTGGCAATTGCCGCGATTTTTGCCGTGGTACTATCAGATTCTCTTCTGGCCTGTTTCTGCTATTTTCTTCTTGCTCTCTTTTTATGGAAACAGAGTCCGATGGGGCTTGGTACCGGCCTGAAACGGCTGATGATGATAGATGGCCTGATTATTCTGACTATCCTTCCTTTGCCATTTTCCTATGTGGGTGATCAGTTTGTTCAGTTCGGCCCGTTGTCCCTTTCTGAGCCGGGTCTCTTCAAAGCGGCAGAAGTTTTTATTAAGGCAACCCTGTCTGCGATGATAATGATGGGCCAGTTTAGCGGGACGTCTGAGCTGGAGCTTTCCAAAGCGCTATTTACTCTCAGAGTTCCGACTCGTTTTATTTTGCTGCTACAGTTTAGTATTCGCTATATCAGTGTGATGCAGCAGGAGTTGTCACGCTTAAGAGTGGCAATGCGGGCGAGAGGATTTGGCGGAGGGCCGACACTGCATAACTGGAAAAGCTACGGCTATCTGTTTGGTATGCTGTTTGTTAAAGCACTGGACCGGGCAGACCGTATCTGGCTGGCGATGAAGTGTCGTGGGTACCGGGGCTATTTCCCGGTGACCAGCGGTGTCCGGGAAGTAAACATCCTCAACAAACCTGCTCTGTTTTATCTGTTGATTGTTGCGGTAATTTTTGTCGCGGACCTGACGAATATCCTTCCGGGGTATCGCCTGACTATGGACTAA
- a CDS encoding energy-coupling factor ABC transporter ATP-binding protein, giving the protein MKNLIELKDVTFLRPNGQQCADALSFSLSESDKVAITGSNGSGKSTLLQIILGLLDGAKGEIKLFGKVCESEEDFAVFRPKIGYLFQDPDDQLFCPTVLEDVCFGPVNMGHSQREAEKMAIDTLEQLGIGHLADRVSYHLSGGQKRLVSLATVLVMEPELLLLDEPTNGLDDHNYQLFIDIVTQTKLPVILVSHDVALRNALTDVEYRLTDGKLIRQHQ; this is encoded by the coding sequence GTGAAGAACTTAATTGAACTTAAAGATGTGACGTTTTTACGGCCCAATGGTCAGCAGTGCGCTGATGCATTGTCTTTTTCGCTATCAGAAAGCGATAAAGTGGCAATTACCGGAAGTAACGGCAGTGGCAAAAGCACATTATTACAGATTATTCTTGGTCTTCTTGATGGTGCAAAAGGTGAGATCAAGCTATTCGGTAAGGTATGTGAATCTGAAGAGGATTTTGCCGTTTTCCGTCCTAAGATCGGTTATCTTTTTCAGGACCCGGATGACCAGCTGTTTTGCCCGACCGTACTGGAGGATGTCTGCTTTGGTCCTGTGAATATGGGACATAGCCAGAGAGAAGCGGAAAAGATGGCAATTGATACCCTTGAGCAATTAGGCATCGGTCATCTTGCGGACAGAGTGAGCTATCACCTTTCCGGAGGTCAGAAACGGTTAGTATCACTGGCAACAGTTCTGGTTATGGAGCCGGAATTACTGTTGCTTGATGAGCCGACTAATGGTCTCGATGACCATAATTATCAACTCTTTATTGATATTGTCACCCAGACAAAGCTTCCTGTTATTCTGGTCAGTCATGATGTCGCACTGCGAAATGCACTGACCGATGTGGAGTATCGTTTAACAGATGGGAAACTTATCAGACAGCATCAGTAA
- a CDS encoding diguanylate cyclase — protein MSIEKKYKSIKHDIFKSSFILSLVILILLGGALAQILYKSGMDAARSSIKQRNYAVSYFIDGYFSEIKSVVEMLADNPLVRHGADLDAEQEQEVIELYRAVAKRHRYVSYLYSGYETNKAELIIDGFTLPEDYDATIRPWYVAAVEAQPELSTGLPYHEITTHEWLLSTGKVLYNQDKKVTGVIAADSSIEVLMEQLAKRGDIYHSSYSYVINPEGIIILHHDPKIIGKNISELITENLSFSDEEGYLSYVLDGINKIAYFSHTYEADWVVVTVVERAEILSGIIFNIGLYVLLALVVSVLLGLAQSHTLSEKFSTPLIRLKSKVTSVVQGDWKSETISQYPNNEIGIISREIDKLTTDEWYAKSQELKLAASVFTHAREGIVITDANANILDVNETFSLITGYTREEAIGQNPGILKSGKHDKQFYENLWGSLLTEHYWSGEIWNKSKYGDLYAELLTISAVTNNRGEIQNYVAIFSNITPMKEHQQQLEKIAHYDFITQLPNRLLLTDRLKLSIKQYERTRQMFAVVYLDLDGFKAINDTYGHDAGDKVLSRIAGLMSHCIREGDTLARVGGDEFVAILANINEAEDYESIVKRLLKSAMMPMQLGEARVQTSVSIGVSLYPKDGASAEELIQRADEAMYMAKQAGKNRYALYK, from the coding sequence ATGTCCATCGAAAAAAAATATAAATCCATCAAGCACGATATTTTCAAAAGCAGTTTTATTTTATCACTTGTCATTCTTATCCTTCTTGGTGGTGCTCTTGCCCAAATCCTCTACAAATCGGGAATGGATGCCGCCCGCAGCTCGATAAAGCAAAGAAATTATGCGGTGAGCTATTTTATCGATGGCTATTTCTCTGAAATAAAAAGCGTGGTTGAAATGCTGGCGGACAATCCTCTGGTCCGTCATGGCGCTGACTTGGACGCTGAGCAAGAGCAGGAAGTCATCGAATTGTACAGAGCCGTTGCGAAGCGGCACCGCTATGTCTCGTATTTGTATTCAGGTTATGAAACGAATAAGGCTGAGCTAATCATTGATGGCTTCACACTGCCAGAAGATTACGACGCGACCATAAGGCCATGGTACGTTGCGGCAGTGGAGGCACAGCCTGAGCTCTCCACAGGGTTGCCTTATCATGAAATAACCACTCATGAATGGTTACTCTCTACGGGTAAGGTGCTTTATAACCAGGACAAAAAAGTCACAGGTGTAATTGCAGCGGACAGCTCCATTGAAGTGTTAATGGAACAGTTAGCTAAACGAGGCGATATCTATCACTCTTCCTACAGCTATGTGATCAACCCGGAAGGAATCATCATCCTTCACCACGACCCTAAAATTATAGGGAAGAACATTTCAGAATTAATCACTGAAAATCTGAGCTTCAGCGATGAAGAAGGCTATTTATCTTATGTTTTGGATGGCATAAACAAAATCGCCTATTTTAGTCACACCTATGAAGCTGACTGGGTTGTCGTCACTGTGGTGGAACGGGCTGAAATTCTCAGTGGTATTATTTTTAACATCGGGCTCTATGTTCTGCTGGCCTTAGTGGTATCCGTTTTACTTGGATTAGCTCAGAGTCACACCTTAAGTGAGAAGTTTAGTACGCCACTAATCAGGTTAAAGAGTAAGGTGACCTCCGTTGTTCAGGGTGACTGGAAGAGCGAAACCATCTCCCAATATCCGAATAATGAAATCGGCATAATCTCCCGGGAAATCGATAAGTTAACAACGGATGAGTGGTATGCAAAATCTCAGGAACTAAAACTTGCGGCGAGTGTGTTTACTCATGCCCGTGAAGGTATCGTCATCACCGATGCGAACGCAAACATACTGGATGTGAATGAGACATTTTCACTAATCACCGGCTATACGCGTGAAGAGGCAATAGGCCAGAATCCGGGTATATTAAAATCCGGTAAGCACGATAAACAGTTTTATGAGAATCTGTGGGGCTCCCTGCTTACAGAGCATTACTGGTCAGGAGAAATCTGGAATAAAAGCAAATATGGCGACTTATACGCTGAGTTGCTCACCATTAGTGCAGTAACGAATAACAGAGGCGAGATTCAGAACTATGTTGCTATTTTCTCAAATATCACACCGATGAAGGAACACCAGCAGCAACTGGAAAAGATCGCTCATTACGACTTTATCACCCAGCTACCGAATCGCTTGCTGCTAACCGACAGATTGAAGTTGTCTATCAAACAGTATGAAAGAACCCGGCAGATGTTTGCTGTGGTTTACCTTGATTTGGATGGTTTTAAGGCCATTAATGACACTTATGGGCATGATGCGGGTGATAAGGTGCTGTCAAGAATTGCAGGCCTTATGAGTCATTGCATACGCGAAGGCGATACCCTTGCCCGTGTCGGGGGAGATGAGTTTGTTGCCATCCTGGCGAACATAAATGAAGCTGAAGATTATGAAAGTATCGTCAAACGGCTTTTAAAGTCAGCAATGATGCCGATGCAGCTAGGAGAGGCAAGAGTACAGACTTCGGTGAGCATCGGGGTATCTCTGTATCCAAAAGATGGAGCCAGTGCTGAAGAGCTTATTCAGCGAGCGGATGAAGCCATGTATATGGCGAAACAGGCTGGTAAGAACCGGTATGCTCTCTATAAATAG
- a CDS encoding MarR family transcriptional regulator has product MQDWTKVLKSVILLNKMLFRRSAPIHSDGSLNLTQEKVLLAVYDNPMSSQKEIIRYMDKDKGSVSKVIQNLVELGFVERHPFAQDRRQVRLELSVTGKAEILRIKDNFSRHVNKTISELDKDKQEALYIHLDALLDIALEIEAKQGNKEL; this is encoded by the coding sequence ATGCAAGATTGGACTAAAGTTCTTAAGTCTGTAATTTTATTAAATAAAATGCTTTTCAGAAGAAGCGCACCTATACATTCAGATGGCAGTTTGAATCTTACCCAGGAGAAGGTACTGCTGGCTGTTTACGACAATCCTATGAGTTCGCAAAAAGAGATTATCCGTTATATGGACAAGGATAAAGGCTCTGTCAGTAAGGTCATACAAAATTTAGTCGAGCTTGGATTTGTTGAGCGCCACCCGTTTGCACAAGACAGAAGACAAGTCCGCCTGGAGCTGTCTGTAACAGGCAAAGCCGAGATATTGAGAATTAAAGATAACTTTTCCAGGCACGTAAACAAAACGATTTCTGAGCTGGATAAAGATAAGCAGGAAGCACTTTATATACATCTTGATGCTTTACTGGACATTGCACTGGAGATCGAAGCGAAGCAAGGCAATAAAGAGTTATAA
- a CDS encoding FAD-dependent oxidoreductase, whose protein sequence is MKSTDIAIIGGSVGGLVAAVTSKKRNPEKSVTVIRNVMKSMVPCGIPYIYGTLKAVEKDQIPDQKFLDMGIEIVCSDVASIDRDNKALQFRDGEALRYDKLIVATGSKPFVPPIKGVALDNVFVVEKDPVKLQSLYNALETAKNVIVIGGGFIGVEMAEQITVMKQAEKDTKVTIVEMLPHCLMMACEEEFCVQVENELTESGINIVTGQGVKEIRGGNQVTSVLLADGTELSADLVLISAGAKPNAELAEKCGLKTDPHQGIVVNEYMQTNDPDIFAAGDCASKTAFITGKPSGIRLASVASSEGMIAASNLYNEVKRKSMGALGAFATKVGPHSIASAGLTTKAAEEEGIEVVVGEAVAPNRHPGNLPGCVMNMKAMLLFRKDNGKIVGGHVIGGESAADMVNAISVAIQAGNTMEELATMQYATHPLLTASPTAYHIMLAAENGAIKLKRLQEKQSAKEALTV, encoded by the coding sequence ATGAAAAGTACAGATATAGCCATTATCGGAGGCTCCGTAGGTGGACTGGTCGCGGCGGTTACCTCAAAAAAACGTAATCCTGAGAAATCCGTTACCGTCATCCGAAATGTGATGAAATCCATGGTGCCTTGCGGTATCCCCTATATTTACGGAACACTGAAAGCAGTAGAAAAAGACCAGATCCCGGATCAGAAATTTCTGGATATGGGAATTGAAATTGTCTGCTCAGATGTTGCCAGCATTGATCGTGACAACAAGGCGCTGCAATTTCGTGATGGTGAGGCACTCCGGTACGATAAACTGATTGTCGCAACCGGCTCGAAGCCCTTTGTCCCGCCGATTAAGGGGGTCGCTCTGGACAACGTATTCGTGGTGGAAAAAGATCCGGTTAAACTACAATCGCTATATAACGCACTGGAAACGGCAAAGAATGTGATTGTTATTGGCGGAGGCTTTATCGGCGTCGAAATGGCCGAGCAGATCACTGTTATGAAACAGGCAGAGAAAGACACGAAAGTCACTATTGTCGAGATGCTTCCCCACTGCCTTATGATGGCTTGTGAAGAAGAGTTCTGTGTACAGGTTGAAAATGAGCTGACCGAAAGCGGAATCAATATTGTAACCGGCCAGGGGGTTAAAGAAATCCGCGGCGGCAATCAGGTCACATCCGTGCTGCTTGCTGATGGCACAGAGCTGAGTGCCGACCTTGTTCTGATCAGTGCCGGAGCAAAACCCAATGCTGAACTGGCTGAAAAGTGTGGTTTAAAAACCGACCCGCATCAGGGCATCGTTGTAAACGAGTATATGCAGACCAATGACCCGGATATCTTTGCCGCAGGTGACTGCGCATCGAAAACCGCCTTTATTACCGGCAAGCCAAGCGGGATCAGACTGGCATCAGTCGCCAGCAGCGAAGGTATGATTGCCGCCAGCAACCTCTACAATGAGGTGAAGCGCAAAAGTATGGGCGCGCTTGGCGCATTCGCAACGAAAGTGGGTCCTCATTCCATTGCATCGGCTGGCTTAACCACTAAAGCCGCTGAAGAAGAAGGGATTGAAGTTGTCGTGGGTGAAGCAGTAGCACCAAACCGCCACCCAGGAAACCTGCCCGGTTGCGTAATGAATATGAAAGCGATGCTGTTGTTCCGCAAAGATAACGGAAAAATCGTTGGCGGGCACGTTATCGGCGGTGAGTCTGCAGCCGATATGGTTAATGCCATTTCCGTTGCAATACAGGCAGGCAATACCATGGAAGAGTTGGCCACAATGCAATACGCCACTCACCCGCTGCTAACGGCCTCTCCAACGGCTTACCATATTATGCTGGCAGCAGAAAACGGAGCGATTAAGCTAAAACGTCTGCAAGAAAAGCAGAGTGCTAAGGAAGCGCTTACTGTGTAA